Genomic segment of Panicum virgatum strain AP13 chromosome 9N, P.virgatum_v5, whole genome shotgun sequence:
AGTGTgcgtactctttttttttttgttggcacTGATCGATCGATTCACCATAACATGGCTAGGTTTTTTCCATCAGCTCTCCCATGTTGGCACTTGGCAGATGCGAGTAAGATCGAAAGAGAAATTGTGACGAAACAATGGTTTGGTTTTGCAACAATCCACGCACGTCTTCCGAAAAGaaaatctcgtatgcatggtgtactaaatgaaatctatttgtaaaacttttttatggatgggtgtaatttttcgcgacgaatctaatgacggtaattaattgatgatttgctacagtggtgctacagATTCTTTAGGATCACTAGCtcgggggttctgaagttgattttgtaaactgaatTTATTTGATAccgtaattaacggtcaaagtaACAAGGGaacaaaaccaaacaagacaATGGGCTCAAACCGAGCAAAGCACTGAGAAGCAGAGAGAGCGCGGTCGTGCAGTGAGGCTGGGCTGGACGGGCGGTCGTCGCCGTCGGTGTCAAGTGTTGACGCCGGAGGAGTCAAGATCGAACGCGTACAGAAATGTCCTGCATGCCGCGAGACACGACGAGTCAGCGGTATACGGGAGAGAAGGTCATTATAAAGATCATTTGGGGACGTGGAAGCTGACAAAGGCCGCCTGTGCTTGGTATTGTAGTTGTGACGACTGACGACGACGTTTACTTGACCGTCTCGTGCCGTGGAAGCTACCGTGTCGTCGCCATTAGAATCCCTGTGTCCGCCGCTCTCACTACTGCATTCCCgtcatttgccgtgtgtcagGAACACGCGGCGAAGCCTCAAAAGCATACAGCAAAATCTTTACCGTGTGCGGTTCATGACAAAGCTAGTACGGCAACAAGTTTTGACAGCAAAAatgttttgccgtgtgttttttatCAGACACACAGCAAATATCTGCTCGAACCAAACCAATCGCCAAGTAATCGAATCTATCTAGGAATAAAAAAAAGGGTTGATTTTTTGGCCGGAAGCATCAGCATCAATGTCTCTCAGATTTCCTCTCCAGCTGCCGCTTGCTCGCGCCGTTGGCCGGAAAGTTCCAAGTCGCGTCCCGTACGTTTAGTTTGGTAGCAGGTACTGTCCGTATTCCAGTTGGTAGATTACTCTAACACTACTAGCTAGGTACTAATAACTCTGCATGCGACTATACGAGACGAAGcaaccttttttttatttttgaaagtaGGAAGCAACCCTTGCATTGCAGTGAAACTTCACTTGATCGGACGCAGCAGGCATGTGCCTATGAGCAGGAGCGAATCCAGGAATGAGGAACAGGGGGCTGGTGACCTACTTCTACTTTGGGctcctcccttccttcattAATGGTGCTAAAAATTTTAGGGGGGCTGTGGGGATCCACGGTTTGCAAGGCAAGGCAGTAGGGGGGGCTCTAGCCCCCCATGTAAATCCGCCACTGCCTATGAGCTAGTACTGGTACTGACAGGTAGTTGTTCGGCAGGTAAACGCAACCGCGATGGCATCCTCTTCCTCCGCGCCGGCGCACTCGCCGACCTCCTCCTCTCCGCGCTCGACGCCTCACTGTTCCTGGACAGAAGCTAggtgtgcttttttttttgcatgtccATGGTGGCACGGTGCAGAGAGTTCTCTTGAATGTTGAGCTGCTGCGTTCCTCATCGTCCGTGGATCCACGCACAACCATGATCACGCTGCTGGGACTAGGAGCACACCTgacttggcgcagcagggaaGCCTAATCAGGGTTAGTTGCCCCGCTTGCCCTGGCCCATTCGTGGCGCCGCCGCTAAACGCACAGCATCTATTTGTAGGATCGTCGCTTTCATCTTTTCCATACTACTCCTGTACTCGTACGCCTAGAGGTAGGCGATGGTGATTCGcgtggccagccggccatctctAGTCTCTAGGACTCTAACCCACGCCTGAGAGGCCAAAAGGAGCAGAGCAAGCACAGAGGCAGCTTTTTCCATGCTCAGTTTAGGAGCGGCTTGCGTGCGTGCTAGCATGTGACCTTGTTTGTTTGTTAGTTTTATTCCATTCTACAAAAGAATCTCGTATGTATGCATAGTATACTAaacgaagtctatttgtaaaactttttcagagatggatgtaatttttcacgacgaatctaataacagtaattaatcgataatttgcTACAATGATGTTATAATAACCAtcatctaatcgcgcggtcaaaggcctcattagattctctAAGGTCACTGGCACGAGAGttttgaagttggttttgtaaacttgctttgtttgacaccgtaaatAGCGGTCAAAATGCCACTATTTACTAGCATGCTCTAGCACAAcacaaaccaaacggggccaatTGTCATCAGTATTTTCCCCCGGAAGTGTATTCCTTTTTCGAAAAGTTTCCCCCGGAAGTGTATTCCTTTTTCGAAAAGATTGTAGTAGCACTGCATTGTCGATCGTTTAAGAAGAAAGCATGATGTGGGTTCAGTTACAGTGGGATATGAACACGAAACCGAATAGATTATACAAACCAAGCACCCAATTCATAAATGGGAACGTATCTGGTGAAAACCAGAACTTCGTGAAAATTCATGCAAATCACGGCAAAAAAGATCGtctaaattcatcaaaaaattcacacatgtagatgatatgatgatatatagtcttgtaaaatatcttgtccaaactcgattttgtttgtgagatataaaaataacaaatttcaaactAGAAAGCTGTCCAAATGATTTGTGAGATATATATAGTATAAAAAAACAGAGACAGCAAGAGTAGCGTGCATACGGTTGTTCATCTTTACATTGGAGAGGGCGCGCTTTGTCCTACACTTAAACACCTGCCCACTTGCTGTGACAAAGTTTAATCTCTCCAAAATACTACACCAATAGAATACAAACTTACAAAGACAACGTATTCACACACACACCCAACACTGAAGCAAAGCAAAAGGAAGTGAAAAATATACACCCTAACATATACTACCAGGAATTTTACAATATTGAACAAACATCACGAGGTTGCAGATCTTTCATATACTGTATGTATCTCGGAAATCGAAAGACTTCCTGCTGAATCTTTCACCTGCAGAAACAGAAGTACAGAATTAACTAACCGTCCTCCTCCCGTCCTCCGTCCTTGCCGCCGGGCAGCCATGAGCTGATCTGATCACATGACGCTGCACCCGGCGCTGGGCTCCTCCTCGTAGTACTGCTGCCCGTAGGGGCTCCTGCCGTAGCCGTACGGCGACGGCCCGTACGCGGCGTGGCCGtacgccgcgggcgcgggcccGCCGTAGTACCCTCCGGCCGGCGGGCCGCTGTAGCTGCCGTACGGCTGCGTGCTGTAGCCCCACTCGGGGGCGGGCGGTGCCGTCCATCTGGCCTGCGGCTGCTGCGGCATCATCGGCGCCATCATCCCCGGCAACCGCACGGGCGCGGGCGTGGCCATCGACATCGAGGGCCCGGTGCGGGGCGCctccagccgcgccgccacggggGTGTTGGTGGTCACGATCTtcggcttgccgccgccgccgccgtggccgtgcccgccggccgccgccggcttctTGCCCATGTCGAAGTCGAAGTCGTCGtccatgtcgtcgtcgtcgtcgaactTGACGTGCTTCTTCTCCggcttgccgccgccgtggcctccacCGCCGTGCCCGCCATGCCCCTGGCCCTGCGCGtgcccgtggccgtggccgttgGCCTTCCCGGGCTTGGGCGCCTTGGCGTTGGCGTTGGCGGCGTGCTTCTGCTTCCCTGATCCGCCTCCGAGCCCGGACCCAACGACGTGTATGTCGGTGATGACCTTGCCGGCGTCGGAGGTGAGCCGGTCCGCGACCTCGTCGCCGTCGAAGGGCCCGGACACCGCCACCGTGCTGCTCTTCTCGTCGTAGGTGATGGTCCTGATGCTCACTTTGTCTGCGGGTGAGCAGAGTAGTGAGGCACGGATGATGTGGGATCCGCGAGCTAAACAAATTCGTGGTGTGGGATTGGGCGagcaaaacaaacaaacaaaccttGGACCTTGCAGAGGACCTTCCTAATCTTCTTGCAGCACTTGTCGCACTCGAGATCCACCCTCATGACCACCGTCGACATCTGGATAGATGCAAATTCTGGGATCACAATCTCTCACGCAAACGTAGCAAAAGATGAAAGAAGAATCTTTTCGCCGAGAAGCAGAGGAACCGTTAGCCGTACGTAGCACAGTGATCACACATAGTAACATGGCATCCTAACTAACTAATTGCTTGGGGCAGAGTAATGTGGTGCAAGCTAACTAGTGGGCAACTGTTTCTTCCCAAAATATCCCTGGATGTACAACAGTTAGGCGGCTGGTCCATTTTCTGTGAAAAGGGGAAAACGGGGAAGGGAAAGGGAATCGCACGTTGCTTGTTGTCTACTTCACGCGTGGTATACTTGAGTAGTGTGTGGGAGGGAGCGGGGGAGCGCACTCGAAAGCCATGCATGATCGCACCGGGAGTTAGCAGCGTGACACCGACACCGAACGGGCGTCTCGATCGGCATCTTGGAGCATGCAGATTCATGGTGTGAAGTACTCTATCAAGGTTCGGAATAGGCGCGCAAAATTTTTGCTTCTTCTTCGTCTGGTTTCTGCTCTGGCACGGCAGAGATCGTTCGGTGAGAGATGAACGGACGGACGGCATAGGAGATTGCTAGAGCTACCGGCTGTTGCGTGGGTGGGTGAATGCTAGTAAAAATGCCTTCCTGTCAGCTAAGAACTGAAACTTGATCTCTGAGAGGAACAGAAAGTTTGTGCAAGGACATGCATGAAAACAGCAGCATAAACTTGGGTTAACCTTTGCACAGATGaaatcagagagagagagagagagagagagagagagagagagagagagagagagagagaggttgctttgctTACCTTGTGCTGCTATGGCTGGCAGGATGCCTTAAGAAGCTTGGCTTTGCCACCTTTGCAGCAGATGCAGAGAGCAGGAGGCCGGGAGAAGGAAGAGATAACGGGGGAGGAGGATGGTGGGCAGGCAAGCAAGGAACTGAGTGGAGCCTCTCAGCActcagctcagctcagctcagccCGCTTTTGTTGAGGCACCAGCAGGGGTGCTTAACCTGGCACGGCAGGCTGGCAGCGTGACGCTCTCGAGTGCTCTCGGCTAACTACAAGCCCCGAACTTCGGCCGACACGTGGGCCCGCCCCCTCCTTAAACTACCCGCCTGTGGCCCCACCTGCTTTCCACCGGCGCAGCCATTGGAGCTGCTTTAAGAGCAAATATTAACAGGCTGGAGGACCGAGCTGGGACTCGGTTGGCTAGCCCAGCTGGGGCTGGGCAAGCCCACCTGCATTCgacgccggccggcgcgcggtgACTCACTCTTTTTCTTAAATGATGTACTAGTGCTCCTGgctgatttcaaaaaaaaatattaatagacTATAAGTAGACTGAATAATGAgttggaggagagagagaagtaTACTGCAAGCTTTGACACAAGAACCAAAAAAACCTTATAAGAGAGATAGGGGAGccatatattaataatgaaggACTAAATCACTATACGAGTAGGCTGAGAGGTAGGTTATAAGAATTCTTACGGCCAATAGTTGACTAAATTATTAACCTTGCTCTAATCAATCTGCCGGATACTACC
This window contains:
- the LOC120691092 gene encoding heavy metal-associated isoprenylated plant protein 34-like — translated: MSTVVMRVDLECDKCCKKIRKVLCKVQDKVSIRTITYDEKSSTVAVSGPFDGDEVADRLTSDAGKVITDIHVVGSGLGGGSGKQKHAANANAKAPKPGKANGHGHGHAQGQGHGGHGGGGHGGGKPEKKHVKFDDDDDMDDDFDFDMGKKPAAAGGHGHGGGGGKPKIVTTNTPVAARLEAPRTGPSMSMATPAPVRLPGMMAPMMPQQPQARWTAPPAPEWGYSTQPYGSYSGPPAGGYYGGPAPAAYGHAAYGPSPYGYGRSPYGQQYYEEEPSAGCSVM